The following are encoded together in the Plasmodium vinckei vinckei genome assembly, chromosome: PVVCY_12 genome:
- a CDS encoding PRE-binding protein, putative: MGRKAKSAAAEPNKKEETENGATPKNAKEATSNDKKQGGAKPNEPKNKKENTKAAETTMNGQLNGNLQKKKNNTPDSKKGNNDAEKEGAAKAKDNANKGQKNNEDQKKTQKPKNAKNEGGENNKQKGTAADEKNNNKKVDPNAKNANKNQDNKKKGKNENSASPQNANKNNKEKNADEAKKEEAKKDPKKDLKLKEEERKKIENELNKKFLKLSKQDNYKNISDKIEAEVKRKAEFEAFIGTINSSISKINAQTPRPVNMKLTSAEVESKCKEAKLKKKKLNPKSEEEIEEVDTYINYLEEQLIITKNYESFKSFQNRLFTLKKTCEEKLKENQKSLNEIKVHEKKLKFVEKIIKMKKEKQNIQIKESDIINKESSLPNDKYNTLIKPYNFLNRIQAKYFVYVDKINSNNFENKTTFNISGCNDDIENFISYLKNIDFTEKNYVNLSNKIFKIMLNICDGSFKKMEEDTNVFVHVDNDTLYYCGMKDDIPKLKELIEKANNEKITNAKNISKTIKLDSVLGRGFNKGLLKEIETKTNTLIRMNYDAKTFDASATIKGSKDADIQEAEKKLNEILKGLDSEFIKFEERELFALYKKCAYELNDIRKNLNLFVIRHDNGISLVGNKDNIKKALEILDHAKNIISSKSVKKKLTEEEAFLFNANYRNQIKAQTGAEVKIFNKTNYKELNISGNKTNIDDAIQMIDDLLKKRKCVEVAINERVIALLLSAKAQKIKDIEKDTYTSIQINKISYIAQIYGHEDNIYLAKDVLENLVKTEGKDDKDGKEGQDGKSSSNNSYITVEMNIDTEHIGSIIGKKGRTINRIQEDTYVKKIHIDKENKKVFIQGTPKTVEVAQKEIQRILSRSKEENSYYDRYNNSSNSRHMASNSNYNSNTFSPSNRRQHKSSRTGKSNYRSDSSKNEVYINTNDEKAFPSLHDVTNIQSRKAKKAINLANTKKHDAVQKEIVAN, translated from the coding sequence ATGGGAAGAAAAGCCAAATCCGCGGCTGCAGaaccaaataaaaaagaggaGACCGAAAATGGAGCTACACCAAAAAATGCAAAGGAAGCCACATCAAACGATAAAAAACAAGGAGGAGCCAAACCAAATGAacctaaaaataaaaaggagAATACAAAAGCAGCTGAAACAACAATGAATGGACAACTTAATGGAAACTtgcaaaaaaagaaaaataacaCTCCTGATtcaaaaaaaggaaataacgACGCTGAAAAGGAAGGTGCCGCTAAGGCAAAAGACAATGCCAATAAGGGTCAGAAGAATAATGAagatcaaaaaaaaacccAAAAACCCAAAAATGCAAAGAATGAAGGtggtgaaaataataagcaAAAAGGAACTGCTGCGGAcgagaaaaataataacaaaaaagtTGACCCCAATGCAAAGAATGCTAATAAGAATcaagataataaaaaaaaaggaaaaaatgaaaattctGCATCTCCACAAAAtgctaataaaaataacaaagaaaaaaatgcagATGAAGCAAAGAAAGAAGAAGCTAAAAAAGATCCTAAAAAGGACTTAAAATTAAAGGAagaagaaagaaaaaaaattgaaaatgaattaaataaaaagtttttaaaattgtccAAACAAGAtaactataaaaatattagtgATAAAATAGAAGCAGAAGTTAAAAGAAAAGCAGAATTTGAAGCATTTATTGGTACCATAAATTCTTCGATATCTAAAATTAATGCACAAACACCTAGACCAGTTAATATGAAATTAACATCAGCAGAGGTCGAAAGTAAATGTAAAGAAgcaaaattaaagaaaaagaaattaaatCCAAAGAGTGAAGAAGAAATAGAAGAAGTTGATACTTATATAAACTATTTAGAAGAACaattaattattacaaaaaattatgaaagcTTTAAAAGTTTCCAAAATCGCTTAtttactttaaaaaaaacatgcgaagaaaaattaaaggaaaatcaaaaaagcttaaatgaaataaaagtacatgaaaaaaaattaaaatttgtagaaaaaataattaaaatgaaaaaagaaaaacaaaatattcaaataaaagaaagtgatataataaacaaagaATCTTCATTAccaaatgataaatataatacattaaTTAAACCATATAATTTCCTTAATAGAATACAagcaaaatattttgtatatgtagataaaataaatagtaataattttgaaaacaaaacaaCCTTTAATATATCTGGATGTAATGATGATAtcgaaaattttatttcatatttaaaaaatatcgaTTTTACTGAAAAGaattatgtaaatttaagtaataaaatatttaaaattatgcttaatatatgtgatggaagttttaaaaaaatggaagaaGATACAAATGTATTTGTACATGTAGATAATGatacattatattattgtgGTATGAAAGATGATATtccaaaattaaaagaattaattgaaaaagctaataatgaaaaaattacaaatgctaaaaatatatcaaaaacaATTAAATTAGATTCCGTATTAGGTCGTGGTTTTAATAAAGgtttattaaaagaaatcgaaacaaaaacaaacaCATTAATAAGAATGAATTATGACGCTAAAACATTTGATGCTTCAGCTACTATAAAAGGAAGTAAAGATGCAGATATACAAGAAGCCGAaaagaaattaaatgaaattcTTAAAGGTTTAGATTctgaatttataaaatttgaagAAAGAGAACTTTTtgcattatataaaaaatgtgcatatgaattaaatgatatcagaaaaaatttaaatttatttgttatacGACATGATAATGGTATTAGTTTAGTAGGAAACAAAGATAACATTAAAAAAGCTCTTGAAATTTTAGATCAtgctaaaaatataatatctaGCAAAtcagttaaaaaaaaactaactGAAGAAGAAGCATTTCTATTTAATGCAAATTACAGAAATCAAATTAAAGCACAAACAGGAGCTGAagttaaaatattcaataaaacaaactataaagaattaaatataagtgGAAATAAAACCAATATTGATGATGCTATTCAAATGATTGatgatttattaaaaaaaagaaaatgtgTTGAAGTAGCTATTAATGAACGAGTTAttgcattattattatcagcAAAGgcacaaaaaattaaagacaTCGAAAAAGATACATATACTAGTattcaaattaataaaattagttATATTGCTCAAATATATGGACATgaagataatatatacttagCTAAAGATGTTTTAGAAAATCTTGTAAAAACTGAAGGTAAAGATGATAAGGATGGAAAAGAAGGACAAGATGGAAAATCATCATctaataattcatatatcACTGTTGAAATGAACATAGATACTGAACATATAGGAAGTATAATTGGTAAAAAAGGAAGAACTATTAATAGAATACAAGAAGATAcatatgttaaaaaaatacatatagataaagaaaataaaaaagttttcATTCAAGGTACACCAAAAACAGTAGAAGTTGCTCAAAAAGAAATACAAAGAATATTAAGTCGAAGCAAAGAAGAAAATTCATATTATGACagatataataatagcaGTAATAGTAGGCACATGGCATCAAACAGTAACTACAATAGCAACACATTTTCTCCATCTAACAGAAGACAACACAAAAGTTCAAGAACTGGAAAATCAAATTATAGATCTGATTCTTCCAAAAATGAAGTTTATATTAACacaaatgatgaaaaagcCTTCCCCAGTTTACACGATGTAACTAATATTCAATCCAGAAAAGCAAAAAAGGCAATAAATTTAGCTAATACTAAAAAACATGATGCAGTACAAAAAGAGATTGTtgcaaattaa
- a CDS encoding heme oxygenase, putative gives MIYTSLLFFLIYTFLSTVHNEKIYYSIDYKKNSNDIFFIKKFFKYKKRYRVNAKEFVNYKEIQLKRINDYRKRSGTGKNDINYNIRDSYNSHENSLFVRNEVFPTLAKIENEKLKEREKNRETYKNINDYNTNFDRRTFIQFLIDLYNIFLKIDELFLINKDMFSILTYNGPMMLTNYLYEDIIYLTSIVENSETITASQYCRDYIYHLEELAEKNKLKFLAHSYVFYKNFHLTKEHLLNSICKYLNIIKTLKSTRYVPDVSNFEYCLNKMSRKWTRWEKDNFLASLHDATDKMMILTKHFENVKE, from the exons atgatttatacgtcattattattttttttaatatatacatttttgtcCACTGTCCATAATGaaaagatatattatagcatagactataaaaaaaacagtaatgatattttttttataaagaaattttttaaatataagaaaagGTATCGTGTTAATGCCAAGGAGTTTGTTAACTATAAAGAAATTCaattaaaaagaataaatgATTATAGAAAAAGAAGCGGAACaggaaaaaatgatattaacTATAATATAAGAGATTCATATAATAGCCATGAAAATTC tCTTTTTGTTAGAAATGAAGTATTTCCAACTTTAGctaaaatagaaaatgaaaaattgaaggaaagagaaaaaaatagagaaacatataaaaatattaatgattACAATACCAATTTTGATAGGCGG ACATTTATACAATTTCTAATCGatttatacaatatttttttgaaaattgaTGAACTTTTCCTTATTAACAAAGATATGTTTTCTATTCTAACATATAATGGTCCTATGATGTTAACTAATTATCTTTATGAAGATATAATTTATCTTACATCCATTGTTGAG AATTCAGAAACAATAACAGCTAGCCAATATTGTAGAGATTATATTTACCATCTTGAAGAATTGgccgaaaaaaataaattaa AATTTTTAGCCCATTCTTAtgtattttacaaaaattttcatttaacaAAAGAGCATTTATTAAACAGTATTTGcaaatatttgaatataattaaaacattAAAATCAACACGATATGTTCCTGATGTGTCTAATTTCGAG tattgtttaaataaaatgagtCGTAAATGGACACGATGGGAAaaagataattttttggCTAGTCTTCATGATGCCACTGATAAAATGATGATTTTGACAAAGcattttgaaaatgtaaaagagtga
- a CDS encoding E3 ubiquitin-protein ligase, putative has translation MIQNFEISKADNSSNTDPSYIQNNINGNWENGIEGTNKNKNKKTVNEKGKNANNKKGISLNCIVNYNRYEPKISVLKKTVCLTTAKNLKNKRNNNQTSSSISNNNNNKKQYINCNFRYYVLEKKYLENSLDGDNIEWKHIEKVDYITYDDTNITCPICLENNIISPRITKCRHIFCFLCILKYFIDEGKDKAWKKCPICFEIINENDLRCVNFQYVKRYNINDRISMCLLFTHNKKIDIKSEKLYFNKNFKVTNNNFIKNKKNMDFKDIVNLDTTIQNLYSFSQNNSEKILKLNLNLGVQFCKIYYLYNPLSLLLKDLRILYFIRQNNNNIFFISDQDIIQKAITNIKLRVAEYMSIPIEKLDLNLIYTEEGTELGSENLADSFYLYNNLAQEVYDSIDQIKKEMLIDPLGMPSKKSVSSDRRESIDSEKNNNETEIYFYQSIDGQCIFLDPFVLKLILFEYNNDMDKIPKFLNNKQITYIETFELTEKTKKKYTFLSCLPLGTNVSFVTLNIDDVISKRTQTHFAKEISERNKKNYNILSKKKKEEKLFQALANEEIARKEKRYWDLPTNTINIHIPKVTGSPNKLRLSNQMGENKDSQTELYEDDILKYEDFIPSEEIYNINSNSLDYDQYENQFFDAMELKKKKMNNNFGDKKKKKKNDIENYKKSKCDNKNIANKSAASTKQQFLDDDDKIYQISKSFLDVAKSNCNTKIDINEKKEDNISIGNGIVSINLMDCIKVKTSKKKKAENKN, from the exons ATGattcaaaattttgaaattaGCAAAGCCGACAATAGCTCAAATACCGACCCCTCGTACATACAGAATAACATAAATGGCAACTGGGAAAATGGAATAGAGggaacaaataaaaataaaaataaaaaaactgtgaatgaaaaaggaaaaaatgctaataacaaaaaaggaataaGTTTAAATTGCATAGTTAATTATAATAGATATGAACCTAAAATAtcagttttaaaaaaaaccgTATGTCTTACTACAGcgaaaaatttaaaaaataaacgcAATAATAACCAAACTTCATCAAGTATTtctaacaataataataataaaaaacaatatataaattgtaattttagatattatgtattggaaaaaaaatatttagaaaACTCTTTAGATGGAGATAATATAGAATGGAAACATATAGAAAAAGTTGATTACATTACTTATGATGATACAAATATAACTTGCCCGATTTGtcttgaaaataatataatatcacCAAGGATAACAAAATGTagacatattttttgtttcctatgtattttaaaatattttatagacGAAGGAAAAGATAAGGCATGGAAAAAATGTCCTATATGCtttgaaataattaatgaaaatgatttaaGATGTGTTAATTTTCAATATGTCaaaagatataatataaatgataggATAAGTAtgtgtttattatttacacacaataaaaaaattgatataaaatctgaaaaattatattttaataaaaattttaaagttactaataataattttattaaaaataaaaaaaatatggatttTAAAGATATAGTAAATTTAGATACAACAATTCAAAATTTGTATTCTTTTAGTCAAAATAATTCAGAAAAAATactaaaattaaatttaaatttaggagtacaattttgtaaaatttattatttatataaccctctttctttattattaaaagacttaagaattttatattttattcgtcaaaataataataatatattttttatatccgATCAAgatattatacaaaaagCTATAACCAATATCAAATTGAGGGTAGCAGAATATATGAGTATACCAATTGAAAAATTGGATTTAAATCTTATATACACTGAAGAAGGAACAGAATTAGGCTCCGAAAATTTGGCTGATTCCTTTTACTTATACAACAATTTGGCCCAAGAAGTTTAC GATAGCATAgatcaaattaaaaaagagaTGCTAATTGATCCTCTGGGAATGCCATCGAAAAAGAGTGTATCTTCAGATCGACGCGAGAGTATTGattcagaaaaaaataacaatgaaACTG aaatatatttctatcAGAGTATCGATGGCCAATGCATATTCCTCGATCCTTTCGTTTTAAA GTTAATtctttttgaatataataatgacaTGGACAAAATTCCCAAATTTTTGAATAACAAGCAGATTACATATATTGAAACATTTGAACTAACTGAAAAAACTaagaaaaa ATACACGTTTTTATCGTGTTTACCTCTTGGAACAAATGTTTCATTTGTCACATTAAATATTG ACGATGTTATATCTAAGCGAACCCAAACCCACTTTGCG AAGGAAATATCTGAacgaaataaaaagaattataacattttaagtaaaaaaaagaaggaGGAAAAACTATTTCAAGCCTTAGCG AATGAGGAAATTGCTCGAAAAGAAAAACGTTATTGGGACCTTCCGACtaatacaataaatatacacatCCCCAAAGTAACGGGAAGTCCTAATAAATTAAG GCTATCAAACCAAATGGGAGAAAATAAAGATTCTCAAACAGAACTTTATGAGgatgatatattaaaatatgaagatTTTATACCATcagaagaaatatataatataaattcaaaTAGCTTAGATTATGATCAATATGAAAACCAATTTTTTGATGCAATggagttaaaaaaaaaaaaaatgaataataattttggtgataaaaaaaagaaaaagaaaaatgatatcgaaaattataaaaaaagtaaatgtgacaacaaaaatattgcCAATAAATCTGCTGCTTCTACAAAACAACAATTCTTAGACGATgatgataaaatttatcaaatatCCAAAAGTTTTCTTGATGTTGCGAAATCTAATTGTAATACTAAAATtgatattaatgaaaaaaaggaagATAATATATCTATTGGTAACGGTATAGTTAGTATTAATCTGATGGATTGTATTAAAGTCAAAAcatctaaaaaaaaaaaagcagaaaataaaaactaa
- a CDS encoding rhoptry associated adhesin, putative — protein sequence MKKIFVLFFVFLFKIWRETAECSKYPKRKRHGAGVKENYLKNENLNNYSFMMANQNDEKVMNENAKNINNNNVNNNNNMNNNVNNNDNNNNNNDNNNNNNNNNNNNNNNNDNNNNNNNDNNNNNNNNNNEEKKGDVQPEQKINKENLLEYGTHDKNGHFIPSYKTLTDEILSTSNALERASNYLKITCSHLMKILEFIPDSKISSQYIKVDNKNVYLKDINTDCQDIFFNLEKLTMTTIVLNSKINKLVYVQDS from the exons atgaaaaagatctttgttttattttttgtttttttatttaaaatatggagAGAAACTGCTGAATGCTCCAAATAcccaaaaagaaaaagacaTGGAGCTGGTGtgaaagaaaattatttaaaaaacgagaatttaaataattacagTTTCATGATGGCTAAccaaaatgatgaaaaagtTATGAATGAGAACGCAAAGAATATCAATAATAACAAcgtgaataataataataacatgaACAACAATGTGAATAATAatgacaataataataataataatgataacaataataacaataataacaataataacaataacaataataataatgacaacaataacaataataataatgacaacaataataacaataacaataataataacgaagaaaaaaaaggtgATGTCCAACCcgaacaaaaaattaataaagaaaacTTATTAGAATATGGAACACATGACAAGAATGGACATTTCATTCCTTCTTACAAAACTCTAACAGATGAAATATTATCGACAAGCAATGCAttg GAACGAGCTTCAAATTACCTAAAAATCACATGCTCTCATCTCATGAAAATTCTCGAATTTATTCCAGACTCGAAGATATCATCACAATATATAAAggttgataataaaaatgtctACTTAAAAGACATTAATACTGATTGCcaagatattttttttaatttagaaaaattaacTATGACTACCATTGTTCTTAATTCAAAAATCAATAAGTTGGTATATGTTCAGGACTCTTAA
- a CDS encoding cytochrome b-c1 complex subunit 7, putative: MSLHKEICKYIIKAGSKDIKKLEYEPTKRKTNRLTEALKNAIFPYYFKFIRGPFERWQYCATTKFLREHGLMYDDMYSDKDPVIERAISLLPKDIKIKRYRRMLRGTHINFLRLYLHPSEQNYDPYIPYLAPYIEEAKFQLQEEEELLGYHPYDRRLYSGGTTGFGDLEPGLHFLVSIPNLYGAAIPHTKKK, translated from the exons atgtcatTGCATAAAGAAATTTGTAAATACATTATAAAAGCAGGCTCAAAAGATATTAAGAAATTAGAATATGAACCAACAAAGagaaaaacaaatagaCTAACTGAagctttaaaaaatgcGATTTTCCCTTACTATTTTAAGTTTATCCGAGGACCATTTGAAAGATGGCAATATTGTGCAACGACCAAATTTTTGAGAGAACATg GTTTAATGTACGATGACATGTACAGTGATAAAGATCCAGTGATCGAAAGAGCAATATCTTTATTACCAAAagacataaaaataaaaaggtaTAGAAGAATGTTAAGAGGTACACACATAAATTTCTTAAGACTATACTTACATCCATCAGAACAAAACTATGACCCATATATACCATATTTAGCTCCATATATTGAAGAAGCAAAATTTCAGTTAcaagaagaagaagaattATTGGGTTATCACCCCTATGATAGAAGGTTGTATTCAGGTGGAACAACAGGATTTGGTGATTTGGAACCCGGTCTACATTTTCTTGTATCCATTCCAAATCTTTATGGGGCTGCTATACCACAtacaaagaaaaaataa
- a CDS encoding hypoxanthine-guanine phosphoribosyltransferase, putative: protein MKIPNNPGAGELGYEPVVIKDDDGYEFDSFITPDHYKKYLQRILIPQGLIKSRVERLAFDISRTYNGEEFHLVCLLKGSRSFFTSLLKYLDRIHNYYMGDVSTNSYREHYVRVKSYCNTQSTGRLEIVSEDLSCLKGKNVLIVEDIIDTGNTLSKFCEYLKKFEPKTIAVSALYLKRTPLWNGFKADFTGFSVPNFFLVGCGLDYNENFRDLNHVCIIADDGIKAFMQPSS from the exons atgaaaatccCAAAcaa tCCTGGTGCCGGAGAACTTGGCTATGAGCCTGTTGTAATAAAGGATGATGATGGATATGAATTTGATTCCTTTATAACCCCCGATCATTATAAA AAATACCTTCAAAGAATTTTGATACCACAAGGATTAATAAAAAGCAGAGTTGAAAGATTGGCTTTTGATATTAGTAGAACATATAATGGTGAAGAATTCCATCTTGTTTGCTTATTAAAAGGATCAAGGTCCTTTTTCACATCTTTGTTGAAATATTTAGATAGAATACATAACTACTATATGGGTGATGTATCAACTAACTCATACAGAGAACACTATGTACGTGTAAAATCATATTGCAATACTCAATCAACTGGTAGATTGGAAATAGTTAGTGAAGATTTATCTTGTTTAAAGggtaaaaatgttttaattgTTGAAGATATAATTGATACTGGTAACACCttatcaaaattttgtgaatatttaaaaaaattcgaACCAAAAACAATAGCAGTTTCAGCTTTATATCTTAAAAGAACCCCATTATGGAATGGATTTAAAGCCGATTTTACTGGATTTTCAGTACCTAATTTTTTCCTTGTCGGCTGTGGATTAgattataatgaaaattttagaGACCTTAACCACGTTTGCATAATTGCTGATGATGGAATAAAGGCATTCATGCAACCATCATCTTAA